From a region of the Pongo pygmaeus isolate AG05252 chromosome 5, NHGRI_mPonPyg2-v2.0_pri, whole genome shotgun sequence genome:
- the MICAL1 gene encoding F-actin-monooxygenase MICAL1 isoform X4 yields the protein MASPTSTNPAHAHFESFLQAQLCQDVLSSFQELCGALGLEPGGGLPQYHKIKNQLNYWSAKSLWTKLDKRAGQPVYQQGRACTSTKCLVVGAGPCGLRVAVELALLGARVVLVEKRTKFSRHNVLHLWPFTIHDLRALGAKKFYGRFCTGTLDHISIRQLQLLLLKVALLLGVEIHWGVTFTGLQPPSRKGSGWRAQLQPNPPAQLANYEFDVLISAAGGKFVPEGFKVREMRGKLAIGITANFVNGRTVEETQVPEISGVARIYNQSFFQSLLKATGIDLENIVYYKDDTHYFVMTAKKQCLLRLGVLRQPFWPLGTGVARGFLAAFDAAWMVKRWAEGAESLEVLAERESLYQLLSQTSPENMHRNVAQYGLDPATRYPNLNLRAVTPNQVRDLYDVLAKEPVQRNGDKTDTGMPVTGSAGTQEELLRWCQEQTAGYPGVHVSDLSSSWADGLALCALVHRLQPDLLEPSELQGLGALEATAWALKVAEHELGITPVVSAQAMVAGSDPLGLIAYLSHFHSAFKSAAHSPGPVSQASPGTSSAVLFLGKLQRTLQRSRAKENAEDAGGKKLRLEASAGDLCALCGEHLYVLERLCVDGHFFHRSCFRCHTCEATLWPGGYERHPGDGHFYCLQHLPQPDHKEEGSDGGPESPELPTPSENSMPPGLSTPTASQEGAGPVPDPSQPTRRRIRLSSPERQRLSSLNLTPDPEMEPPPKPPRSCSALARHALESSFVGWGLPVQSPQALVAMGKEEEESPFSSEEEEEEDVPLDSDVEQALQTFAKTSGTMNNYPTWRRTLLRRAKEEEMKRFCKAQTIQRRLNEIEAALRELEAEGVKLELALRRQSSSPEQQKKLWVGQLLQLVDKKNSLVAEEAELMITVQELNLEEKQWQLDQELRGYMNQEETLKTAADRQAEDQVLRKLVDLVNQRDALIRFQEERRLSELALGTGAQG from the exons ATGGCTTCACCCACCTCCACCAACCCAGCGCATGCCCACTTTGAGAGCTTCCTGCAGGCCCAGCTGTGCCAGGACGTGCTGAGCAGCTTCCAGGAGCTATGTGGGGCCCTGGGGCTGGAACCCGGTGGGGGGCTGCCCCAGTACCACAAGATCAAGAACCAGCTCAACTACTGGAGTGCCAAGTCACTGTGGACCAAGCTGGACAAGCGAGCAGGCCAGCCTGTCTACCAGCAGGGCCGGGCCTGCACCAGCACCAAG tgcctggtggtgggtgctggACCTTGCGGGCTGCGGGTCGCTGTGGAGCTGGCGCTACTGGGGGCCCGAGTGGTGCTGGTAGAAAAGCGCACCAAGTTCTCTCGCCACAACGTGCTCCACCTCTGGCCCTTCACCATCCATGACCTGCGGGCACTCGGTGCTAAGAAGTTCTACGGGCGCTTCTGCACTGGCACCCTGGACCACATCA GCATCCGGCAGCTCCAGCTGCTTCTGCTGAAGGTAGCATTGCTGCTGGGGGTGGAAATTCACTGGGGTGTCACTTTCACTGGCCTCCAGCCCCCTTCTAGGAAGG GGAGTGGCTGGCGTGCCCAGCTCCAACCCAACCCCCCTGCCCAGCTGGCCAACTATGAATTTGATGTCCTTATCTCGGCTGCAGGAGGTAAATTCGTCCCTGAAG GCTTCAAAGTTCGAGAAATGCGAGGCAAACTGGCCATTGGCATCACAGCCAACTTTGTGAATGGACGCACTGTGGAGGAGACACAGGTGCCGGAGATCAGTGGTGTAGCCAGGATCTACAACCAGAGCTTCTTCCAGAGCCTTCTCAAAGCCACAG GCATTGATCTGGAGAACATTGTGTACTACAAGGACGACACCCACTACTTTGTGATGACAGCCAAGAAGCAGTGCCTGCTGCGACTGGGGGTGCTGCGCCAG CCCTTCTGGCCCCTGGGCACTGGAGTGGCACGGGGCTTCCTGGCAGCCTTTGACGCAGCCTGGATGGTGAAGCGGTGGGCAGAGGGCGCTGAGTCCCTAGAGGTGTTGGCTGAGCG TGAAAGCCTGTACCAGCTTCTGTCACAGACATCCCCAGAAAACATGCATCGCAATGTGGCCCAGTATGGGCTGGACCCAGCCACCCGCTACCCAAACCTGAACCTCCGGGCAGTGACCCCCAATCAG GTACGAGACCTGTATGATGTGCTAGCCAAGGAGCCTGTGCAGAGGAACGGCGACAAGACAGATACAGGGATGCCAGTCACCG GGTCGGCAGGCACCCAGGAGGAGCTGCTACGCTGGTGCCAGGAGCAGACAGCTGGGTACCCGGGAGTCCACGTCTCCGATTTGTCTTCCTCCTGGGCTGACGGGCTAGCTCTGTGTGCCCTGGTGCACCGGCTGCAGCCTGACCTGCT GGAACCCTCAGAGCTGCAGGGGCTGGGAGCTCTGGAAGCAACTGCTTGGGCACTAAAGGTGGCAGAGCATGAGCTGGGCATCACACCGGTGGTGTCTGCACAGGCCATGGTAGCAGGGAGTGACCCACTGGGCCTCATTGCCTACCTCAGCCACTTCCACAGTGCCTTCAAGAGCGCGGCCCACAGCCCAG GCCCTGTCAGCCAGGCCTCACCAGGGACCTCCAGTGCTGTATTATTCCTTGGTAAACTTCAGAGGACCCTGCAGCGATCCCGGGCCAAG GAAAACGCAGAGGATGCTGGCGGCAAGAAGCTGCGCTTGGAG GCCAGTGCCGGGGACCTGTGTGCACTTTGTGGGGAACACCTCTATGTCCTGGAACGCCTCTGTGTCGATGGCCATTTCTTCCACCGGAGCTGCTTCCGCTGCCATACCTGTGAGGCTACACTGTGGCCAGGTGGCTATGAGCGGCACCCAGGAGATG GACATTTCTACTGCCTCCAGCACCTGCCCCAGCCAGACCACAAAGAGGAAGGCAGTGATGGAGGTCCTGAGAGTCCG GAGCTCCCCACACCAAGTGAGAATAGCATGCCACCAGGCCTCTCAACTCCCACAGCCTCACAGGAGGGGGCCGGTCCTGTTCCAGATCCCAGCCAGCCCACCCGTCGGCGGATCCGCCTCTCCAGCCCGGAGCGCCAGCGGTTGTCCTCCCTTAACCTTACTCCTGACCCGGAAATGGAGCCTCCACCCAAGCCCCCCCGCAGCTGCTCTGCCTTGGCCCGCCACGCCCTGGAGAGCAGCTTTGTGGGTTGGGGCCTGCCAGTCCAGAGCCCTCAAG CTCTTGTGGCcatggggaaggaggaagaagagagtcCCTTCTCcagtgaagaggaagaagaagaagatgtgCCTTTGGACTCAGATGTGGAACAG GCCCTGCAGACCTTTGCCAAGACTTCAGGCACCATGAATAACTACCCAACATGGCGTCGGACTCTGCTGCGCCGTGCGAAGGAGGAGGAGATGAAGAGGTTCTGCAAGGCCCAG ACTATCCAACGGCGACTAAATGAGATCGAGGCTGCCCTGAGGGAGCTAGAAGCCGAGGGTGTGAAGCTGGAGCTGGCCTTGAGGCGCCAGAGCA GTTCCCcagaacagcaaaagaaactatgggTAGGACAGCTGCTACAGCTCGTTGACAAGAAAAACAGCCTGGTGGCTGAGGAGGCCGAGCTCATGATCAC GGTGCAGGAGTTGAACCTGGAGGAGAAACAGTGGCAGCTGGACCAGGAGCTACGAGGCTACATGAACCAGGAAG AAACCCTAAAGACAGCTGCTGATCGGCAGGCTGAGGACCAGGTCCTGAGGAAGCTGGTGGATTTGGTCAACCAGAGAGATGCCCTCATCCGCTTCCAGGAGGAGCGCAGGCTCAGTGAGCTGGCCTTGGGGACAGGGGCCCAGGGCTAG
- the MICAL1 gene encoding F-actin-monooxygenase MICAL1 isoform X2: MASPTSTNPAHAHFESFLQAQLCQDVLSSFQELCGALGLEPGGGLPQYHKIKNQLNYWSAKSLWTKLDKRAGQPVYQQGRACTSTKCLVVGAGPCGLRVAVELALLGARVVLVEKRTKFSRHNVLHLWPFTIHDLRALGAKKFYGRFCTGTLDHISIRQLQLLLLKVALLLGVEIHWGVTFTGLQPPSRKGSGWRAQLQPNPPAQLANYEFDVLISAAGGKFVPEGFKVREMRGKLAIGITANFVNGRTVEETQVPEISGVARIYNQSFFQSLLKATGIDLENIVYYKDDTHYFVMTAKKQCLLRLGVLRQDWPDTDRLLGSANVVPEALQRFAREAADFATHGKLGKLEFAQDAHGQPDVSAFDFTSMMRAESSVRVQERHGARLLLGLVGDCLVEPFWPLGTGVARGFLAAFDAAWMVKRWAEGAESLEVLAERESLYQLLSQTSPENMHRNVAQYGLDPATRYPNLNLRAVTPNQVRDLYDVLAKEPVQRNGDKTDTGMPVTGSAGTQEELLRWCQEQTAGYPGVHVSDLSSSWADGLALCALVHRLQPDLLEPSELQGLGALEATAWALKVAEHELGITPVVSAQAMVAGSDPLGLIAYLSHFHSAFKSAAHSPGPVSQASPGTSSAVLFLGKLQRTLQRSRAKENAEDAGGKKLRLEASAGDLCALCGEHLYVLERLCVDGHFFHRSCFRCHTCEATLWPGGYERHPGDGHFYCLQHLPQPDHKEEGSDGGPESPELPTPSENSMPPGLSTPTASQEGAGPVPDPSQPTRRRIRLSSPERQRLSSLNLTPDPEMEPPPKPPRSCSALARHALESSFVGWGLPVQSPQALVAMGKEEEESPFSSEEEEEEDVPLDSDVEQALQTFAKTSGTMNNYPTWRRTLLRRAKEEEMKRFCKAQTIQRRLNEIEAALRELEAEGVKLELALRRQSSSPEQQKKLWVGQLLQLVDKKNSLVAEEAELMITVQELNLEEKQWQLDQELRGYMNQEETLKTAADRQAEDQVLRKLVDLVNQRDALIRFQEERRLSELALGTGAQG; this comes from the exons ATGGCTTCACCCACCTCCACCAACCCAGCGCATGCCCACTTTGAGAGCTTCCTGCAGGCCCAGCTGTGCCAGGACGTGCTGAGCAGCTTCCAGGAGCTATGTGGGGCCCTGGGGCTGGAACCCGGTGGGGGGCTGCCCCAGTACCACAAGATCAAGAACCAGCTCAACTACTGGAGTGCCAAGTCACTGTGGACCAAGCTGGACAAGCGAGCAGGCCAGCCTGTCTACCAGCAGGGCCGGGCCTGCACCAGCACCAAG tgcctggtggtgggtgctggACCTTGCGGGCTGCGGGTCGCTGTGGAGCTGGCGCTACTGGGGGCCCGAGTGGTGCTGGTAGAAAAGCGCACCAAGTTCTCTCGCCACAACGTGCTCCACCTCTGGCCCTTCACCATCCATGACCTGCGGGCACTCGGTGCTAAGAAGTTCTACGGGCGCTTCTGCACTGGCACCCTGGACCACATCA GCATCCGGCAGCTCCAGCTGCTTCTGCTGAAGGTAGCATTGCTGCTGGGGGTGGAAATTCACTGGGGTGTCACTTTCACTGGCCTCCAGCCCCCTTCTAGGAAGG GGAGTGGCTGGCGTGCCCAGCTCCAACCCAACCCCCCTGCCCAGCTGGCCAACTATGAATTTGATGTCCTTATCTCGGCTGCAGGAGGTAAATTCGTCCCTGAAG GCTTCAAAGTTCGAGAAATGCGAGGCAAACTGGCCATTGGCATCACAGCCAACTTTGTGAATGGACGCACTGTGGAGGAGACACAGGTGCCGGAGATCAGTGGTGTAGCCAGGATCTACAACCAGAGCTTCTTCCAGAGCCTTCTCAAAGCCACAG GCATTGATCTGGAGAACATTGTGTACTACAAGGACGACACCCACTACTTTGTGATGACAGCCAAGAAGCAGTGCCTGCTGCGACTGGGGGTGCTGCGCCAG GACTGGCCAGACACCGATCGGCTGCTAGGCAGTGCCAATGTGGTGCCCGAGGCTCTGCAGCGCTTTGCCCGGGAAGCTGCTGACTTTGCCACCCATGGCAAGCTCGGGAAACTAGAGTTTGCCCAGGATGCCCATGGGCAGCCTGATGTCTCTGCCTTTGACTTCACGAGCATGATGCGGGCAGAGAGTTCTGTTCGTGTGCAAGAGAGGCATGGCGCCCGCCTGCTGCTGGGACTGGTGGGGGACTGCCTGGTGGAG CCCTTCTGGCCCCTGGGCACTGGAGTGGCACGGGGCTTCCTGGCAGCCTTTGACGCAGCCTGGATGGTGAAGCGGTGGGCAGAGGGCGCTGAGTCCCTAGAGGTGTTGGCTGAGCG TGAAAGCCTGTACCAGCTTCTGTCACAGACATCCCCAGAAAACATGCATCGCAATGTGGCCCAGTATGGGCTGGACCCAGCCACCCGCTACCCAAACCTGAACCTCCGGGCAGTGACCCCCAATCAG GTACGAGACCTGTATGATGTGCTAGCCAAGGAGCCTGTGCAGAGGAACGGCGACAAGACAGATACAGGGATGCCAGTCACCG GGTCGGCAGGCACCCAGGAGGAGCTGCTACGCTGGTGCCAGGAGCAGACAGCTGGGTACCCGGGAGTCCACGTCTCCGATTTGTCTTCCTCCTGGGCTGACGGGCTAGCTCTGTGTGCCCTGGTGCACCGGCTGCAGCCTGACCTGCT GGAACCCTCAGAGCTGCAGGGGCTGGGAGCTCTGGAAGCAACTGCTTGGGCACTAAAGGTGGCAGAGCATGAGCTGGGCATCACACCGGTGGTGTCTGCACAGGCCATGGTAGCAGGGAGTGACCCACTGGGCCTCATTGCCTACCTCAGCCACTTCCACAGTGCCTTCAAGAGCGCGGCCCACAGCCCAG GCCCTGTCAGCCAGGCCTCACCAGGGACCTCCAGTGCTGTATTATTCCTTGGTAAACTTCAGAGGACCCTGCAGCGATCCCGGGCCAAG GAAAACGCAGAGGATGCTGGCGGCAAGAAGCTGCGCTTGGAG GCCAGTGCCGGGGACCTGTGTGCACTTTGTGGGGAACACCTCTATGTCCTGGAACGCCTCTGTGTCGATGGCCATTTCTTCCACCGGAGCTGCTTCCGCTGCCATACCTGTGAGGCTACACTGTGGCCAGGTGGCTATGAGCGGCACCCAGGAGATG GACATTTCTACTGCCTCCAGCACCTGCCCCAGCCAGACCACAAAGAGGAAGGCAGTGATGGAGGTCCTGAGAGTCCG GAGCTCCCCACACCAAGTGAGAATAGCATGCCACCAGGCCTCTCAACTCCCACAGCCTCACAGGAGGGGGCCGGTCCTGTTCCAGATCCCAGCCAGCCCACCCGTCGGCGGATCCGCCTCTCCAGCCCGGAGCGCCAGCGGTTGTCCTCCCTTAACCTTACTCCTGACCCGGAAATGGAGCCTCCACCCAAGCCCCCCCGCAGCTGCTCTGCCTTGGCCCGCCACGCCCTGGAGAGCAGCTTTGTGGGTTGGGGCCTGCCAGTCCAGAGCCCTCAAG CTCTTGTGGCcatggggaaggaggaagaagagagtcCCTTCTCcagtgaagaggaagaagaagaagatgtgCCTTTGGACTCAGATGTGGAACAG GCCCTGCAGACCTTTGCCAAGACTTCAGGCACCATGAATAACTACCCAACATGGCGTCGGACTCTGCTGCGCCGTGCGAAGGAGGAGGAGATGAAGAGGTTCTGCAAGGCCCAG ACTATCCAACGGCGACTAAATGAGATCGAGGCTGCCCTGAGGGAGCTAGAAGCCGAGGGTGTGAAGCTGGAGCTGGCCTTGAGGCGCCAGAGCA GTTCCCcagaacagcaaaagaaactatgggTAGGACAGCTGCTACAGCTCGTTGACAAGAAAAACAGCCTGGTGGCTGAGGAGGCCGAGCTCATGATCAC GGTGCAGGAGTTGAACCTGGAGGAGAAACAGTGGCAGCTGGACCAGGAGCTACGAGGCTACATGAACCAGGAAG AAACCCTAAAGACAGCTGCTGATCGGCAGGCTGAGGACCAGGTCCTGAGGAAGCTGGTGGATTTGGTCAACCAGAGAGATGCCCTCATCCGCTTCCAGGAGGAGCGCAGGCTCAGTGAGCTGGCCTTGGGGACAGGGGCCCAGGGCTAG
- the MICAL1 gene encoding F-actin-monooxygenase MICAL1 isoform X1, translated as MASPTSTNPAHAHFESFLQAQLCQDVLSSFQELCGALGLEPGGGLPQYHKIKNQLNYWSAKSLWTKLDKRAGQPVYQQGRACTSTKCLVVGAGPCGLRVAVELALLGARVVLVEKRTKFSRHNVLHLWPFTIHDLRALGAKKFYGRFCTGTLDHISIRQLQLLLLKVALLLGVEIHWGVTFTGLQPPSRKGSGWRAQLQPNPPAQLANYEFDVLISAAGGKFVPEGFKVREMRGKLAIGITANFVNGRTVEETQVPEISGVARIYNQSFFQSLLKATGIDLENIVYYKDDTHYFVMTAKKQCLLRLGVLRQDWPDTDRLLGSANVVPEALQRFAREAADFATHGKLGKLEFAQDAHGQPDVSAFDFTSMMRAESSVRVQERHGARLLLGLVGDCLVEPFWPLGTGVARGFLAAFDAAWMVKRWAEGAESLEVLAERESLYQLLSQTSPENMHRNVAQYGLDPATRYPNLNLRAVTPNQVRDLYDVLAKEPVQRNGDKTDTGMPVTGSAGTQEELLRWCQEQTAGYPGVHVSDLSSSWADGLALCALVHRLQPDLLEPSELQGLGALEATAWALKVAEHELGITPVVSAQAMVAGSDPLGLIAYLSHFHSAFKSAAHSPGPVSQASPGTSSAVLFLGKLQRTLQRSRAKENAEDAGGKKLRLEMEAETPSTEVPPDPEPGVPLTPPSQHQEASAGDLCALCGEHLYVLERLCVDGHFFHRSCFRCHTCEATLWPGGYERHPGDGHFYCLQHLPQPDHKEEGSDGGPESPELPTPSENSMPPGLSTPTASQEGAGPVPDPSQPTRRRIRLSSPERQRLSSLNLTPDPEMEPPPKPPRSCSALARHALESSFVGWGLPVQSPQALVAMGKEEEESPFSSEEEEEEDVPLDSDVEQALQTFAKTSGTMNNYPTWRRTLLRRAKEEEMKRFCKAQTIQRRLNEIEAALRELEAEGVKLELALRRQSSSPEQQKKLWVGQLLQLVDKKNSLVAEEAELMITVQELNLEEKQWQLDQELRGYMNQEETLKTAADRQAEDQVLRKLVDLVNQRDALIRFQEERRLSELALGTGAQG; from the exons ATGGCTTCACCCACCTCCACCAACCCAGCGCATGCCCACTTTGAGAGCTTCCTGCAGGCCCAGCTGTGCCAGGACGTGCTGAGCAGCTTCCAGGAGCTATGTGGGGCCCTGGGGCTGGAACCCGGTGGGGGGCTGCCCCAGTACCACAAGATCAAGAACCAGCTCAACTACTGGAGTGCCAAGTCACTGTGGACCAAGCTGGACAAGCGAGCAGGCCAGCCTGTCTACCAGCAGGGCCGGGCCTGCACCAGCACCAAG tgcctggtggtgggtgctggACCTTGCGGGCTGCGGGTCGCTGTGGAGCTGGCGCTACTGGGGGCCCGAGTGGTGCTGGTAGAAAAGCGCACCAAGTTCTCTCGCCACAACGTGCTCCACCTCTGGCCCTTCACCATCCATGACCTGCGGGCACTCGGTGCTAAGAAGTTCTACGGGCGCTTCTGCACTGGCACCCTGGACCACATCA GCATCCGGCAGCTCCAGCTGCTTCTGCTGAAGGTAGCATTGCTGCTGGGGGTGGAAATTCACTGGGGTGTCACTTTCACTGGCCTCCAGCCCCCTTCTAGGAAGG GGAGTGGCTGGCGTGCCCAGCTCCAACCCAACCCCCCTGCCCAGCTGGCCAACTATGAATTTGATGTCCTTATCTCGGCTGCAGGAGGTAAATTCGTCCCTGAAG GCTTCAAAGTTCGAGAAATGCGAGGCAAACTGGCCATTGGCATCACAGCCAACTTTGTGAATGGACGCACTGTGGAGGAGACACAGGTGCCGGAGATCAGTGGTGTAGCCAGGATCTACAACCAGAGCTTCTTCCAGAGCCTTCTCAAAGCCACAG GCATTGATCTGGAGAACATTGTGTACTACAAGGACGACACCCACTACTTTGTGATGACAGCCAAGAAGCAGTGCCTGCTGCGACTGGGGGTGCTGCGCCAG GACTGGCCAGACACCGATCGGCTGCTAGGCAGTGCCAATGTGGTGCCCGAGGCTCTGCAGCGCTTTGCCCGGGAAGCTGCTGACTTTGCCACCCATGGCAAGCTCGGGAAACTAGAGTTTGCCCAGGATGCCCATGGGCAGCCTGATGTCTCTGCCTTTGACTTCACGAGCATGATGCGGGCAGAGAGTTCTGTTCGTGTGCAAGAGAGGCATGGCGCCCGCCTGCTGCTGGGACTGGTGGGGGACTGCCTGGTGGAG CCCTTCTGGCCCCTGGGCACTGGAGTGGCACGGGGCTTCCTGGCAGCCTTTGACGCAGCCTGGATGGTGAAGCGGTGGGCAGAGGGCGCTGAGTCCCTAGAGGTGTTGGCTGAGCG TGAAAGCCTGTACCAGCTTCTGTCACAGACATCCCCAGAAAACATGCATCGCAATGTGGCCCAGTATGGGCTGGACCCAGCCACCCGCTACCCAAACCTGAACCTCCGGGCAGTGACCCCCAATCAG GTACGAGACCTGTATGATGTGCTAGCCAAGGAGCCTGTGCAGAGGAACGGCGACAAGACAGATACAGGGATGCCAGTCACCG GGTCGGCAGGCACCCAGGAGGAGCTGCTACGCTGGTGCCAGGAGCAGACAGCTGGGTACCCGGGAGTCCACGTCTCCGATTTGTCTTCCTCCTGGGCTGACGGGCTAGCTCTGTGTGCCCTGGTGCACCGGCTGCAGCCTGACCTGCT GGAACCCTCAGAGCTGCAGGGGCTGGGAGCTCTGGAAGCAACTGCTTGGGCACTAAAGGTGGCAGAGCATGAGCTGGGCATCACACCGGTGGTGTCTGCACAGGCCATGGTAGCAGGGAGTGACCCACTGGGCCTCATTGCCTACCTCAGCCACTTCCACAGTGCCTTCAAGAGCGCGGCCCACAGCCCAG GCCCTGTCAGCCAGGCCTCACCAGGGACCTCCAGTGCTGTATTATTCCTTGGTAAACTTCAGAGGACCCTGCAGCGATCCCGGGCCAAG GAAAACGCAGAGGATGCTGGCGGCAAGAAGCTGCGCTTGGAG ATGGAGGCCGAGACCCCAAGTACTGAGGTGCCACCTGACCCAGAGCCTGGTGTACCCCTGACACCCCCATCCCAACACCAGGAG GCCAGTGCCGGGGACCTGTGTGCACTTTGTGGGGAACACCTCTATGTCCTGGAACGCCTCTGTGTCGATGGCCATTTCTTCCACCGGAGCTGCTTCCGCTGCCATACCTGTGAGGCTACACTGTGGCCAGGTGGCTATGAGCGGCACCCAGGAGATG GACATTTCTACTGCCTCCAGCACCTGCCCCAGCCAGACCACAAAGAGGAAGGCAGTGATGGAGGTCCTGAGAGTCCG GAGCTCCCCACACCAAGTGAGAATAGCATGCCACCAGGCCTCTCAACTCCCACAGCCTCACAGGAGGGGGCCGGTCCTGTTCCAGATCCCAGCCAGCCCACCCGTCGGCGGATCCGCCTCTCCAGCCCGGAGCGCCAGCGGTTGTCCTCCCTTAACCTTACTCCTGACCCGGAAATGGAGCCTCCACCCAAGCCCCCCCGCAGCTGCTCTGCCTTGGCCCGCCACGCCCTGGAGAGCAGCTTTGTGGGTTGGGGCCTGCCAGTCCAGAGCCCTCAAG CTCTTGTGGCcatggggaaggaggaagaagagagtcCCTTCTCcagtgaagaggaagaagaagaagatgtgCCTTTGGACTCAGATGTGGAACAG GCCCTGCAGACCTTTGCCAAGACTTCAGGCACCATGAATAACTACCCAACATGGCGTCGGACTCTGCTGCGCCGTGCGAAGGAGGAGGAGATGAAGAGGTTCTGCAAGGCCCAG ACTATCCAACGGCGACTAAATGAGATCGAGGCTGCCCTGAGGGAGCTAGAAGCCGAGGGTGTGAAGCTGGAGCTGGCCTTGAGGCGCCAGAGCA GTTCCCcagaacagcaaaagaaactatgggTAGGACAGCTGCTACAGCTCGTTGACAAGAAAAACAGCCTGGTGGCTGAGGAGGCCGAGCTCATGATCAC GGTGCAGGAGTTGAACCTGGAGGAGAAACAGTGGCAGCTGGACCAGGAGCTACGAGGCTACATGAACCAGGAAG AAACCCTAAAGACAGCTGCTGATCGGCAGGCTGAGGACCAGGTCCTGAGGAAGCTGGTGGATTTGGTCAACCAGAGAGATGCCCTCATCCGCTTCCAGGAGGAGCGCAGGCTCAGTGAGCTGGCCTTGGGGACAGGGGCCCAGGGCTAG